A DNA window from Paralichthys olivaceus isolate ysfri-2021 chromosome 3, ASM2471397v2, whole genome shotgun sequence contains the following coding sequences:
- the fpgt gene encoding fucose-1-phosphate guanylyltransferase isoform X1: protein MTQCDRKLQISTRAKLSRFNSLRGREVQGAGYWDVVVLTAVDESQRAAYELQVRGKLHRGELPLGIHYKVFSDPPGHKVGNGGSTLYALQQLDDLYGKALSRMRVILIHAGGFSQRLPNASALGKIFTAVPLGDPLYQMLELKLAMYVDFPSHMRPGVLVTCADDIELYSIPEDEHVRFDRPGFTALAHPSSLSIGTTHGVFVLDSCEKSTHLEMENSACLRFLHKPSIKKMQDCGAVCKRQSGCSDEFVYTDSTYYVDFETTKTLRNLLRDLEPLQCEIDAYGDFLQALGPKATIEYTSNTANVTKEEKGLVEVRQKIFHLLHGTPLNVILLNNSKFYHIGTTSEYLFHLTEDVALRRELGLLSSAFSMHVSESSDCCVMYSVLDPSCSVGAGSVVEYSWLGAGASVGKGSILSSCWVSPGLSVPDLVFMHSLCVNHRDRTGFVTVAFGITDNLKHSVEGPAFLDKLKLFGFNLAECLCSWGLESEVLRFSGDSSSCSLWNACLFPVCSDQQSSFSSSLEMLRAVLSGSTITLPKDAELLSMHECLRSKNLEEMLEFRTGLYNDITQRRLKS from the exons ATGACGCAGTGTGACCGGAAGTTACAGATCTCCACCAGAGCGAAGTTGAGCAGGTTCAACTCTCTGAGGG GTCGAGAGGTGCAGGGCGCCGGGTACTGGGACGTGGTGGTTCTCACCGCGGTGGATGAGAGTCAGAGAGCCGCGTACGAGCTGCAGGTTCGGGGCAAACTTCACAGAGGAGAGCTTCCTCTGGGGATCCACTACAAGGTGTTCTCTGATCCTCCTGGACACAAAGTAG gGAATGGGGGCTCCACTCTTTacgctctgcagcagctggacgACCTCTATGGAAAAGCCCTGAGCAGAATGAGAGTCATCCTGATTCATGCAG GGGGGTTCAGTCAACGTTTGCCTAATGCCAGCGCCCTGGGTAAGATCTTCACGGCCGTGCCGCTGGGTGACCCTCTCTACCAGATGCTGGAGCTGAAACTGGCCATGTACGTGGATTTCCCATCTCACATGAGGCCTGGCGTTCTGGTGACCTGCGCCGATGACATAGAGCTCTACAGCATCCCAGAGGATGAACACGTGAGGTTTGATAGGCCTGGTTTTACGGCTTTGGCCCATCCCTCCTCACTATCTATTGGAACCACCCACGGCGTTTTTGTGTTGGATTCATGTGAAAAGTCGACTCACTTGGAAATGGAGAACAGTGCCTGTTTGCGCTTCCTGCACAAACCAAGCATCAAGAAAATGCAAGACTGTGGTGCTGTTTGTAAGAGGCAGAGCGGTTGTTCCGATGAGTTTGTTTACACAGACAGCACCTATTATGTCGACTTTGAAACTACAAAGACTCTCCGTAACCTGCTGAGAGATTTGGAGCCTTTGCAGTGTGAGATAGACGCATACGGGGACTTTCTTCAAGCTCTGGGACCCAAAGCTACAATCGAGTACACCAGCAACACCGCTAATGTCACTAAAGAGGAGAAAGGCCTTGTCGAAGTCCGACAAAAGATCTTCCACCTCCTACATGGGACTCCCTTGAATGTCATCCTCCTCAATAACTCCAAGTTTTATCACATTGGCACCACGTCCGAATACCTGTTTCACCTCACGGAGGACGTGGCACTGAGGAGGGAGCTGGGCCTCCTGTCTTCTGCCTTCAGCATGCATGTGAGTGAAAGCTCTGACTGCTGTGTTATGTACAGCGTCCTCGATCCTAGCTGCTCTGTGGGAGCTGGATCGGTGGTTGAGTACTCCTGGCTGGGAGCGGGAGCATCAGTAGGTAAGGGCTCCATCCTCAGCAGCTGCTGGGTAAGTCCGGGCCTCTCAGTGCCTGATTTAGTCTTCATgcattcactgtgtgtgaacCACCGGGACCGCACCGGGTTTGTAACCGTCGCCTTCGGGATTACCGACAACCTGAAGCACAGCGTGGAGGGCCCTGCTTTCTTGGACAAGCTGAAGCTATTTGGGTTTAACTTGGCtgagtgtctctgcagctggGGGCTGGAGAGCGAGGTGCTGAGGTTCTCCGGTGACTCatccagctgcagtttgtggaACGCttgtctgtttcctgtttgctCAGATCAACAAAGCTCGTTCTCATCATCTTTGGAAATGCTGCGGGCCGTTCTGAGTGGCTCCACAATAACCCTACCTAAAGACGCAGAGCTGCTTTCCATGCACGAGTGTTTACGAAGTAAGAACCTGGAGGAGATGTTGGAGTTCAGGACGGGCCTGTATAATGACATTACACAGAGAAGACTGAAGAGTTAA
- the fpgt gene encoding fucose-1-phosphate guanylyltransferase isoform X2 encodes MRVILIHAGGFSQRLPNASALGKIFTAVPLGDPLYQMLELKLAMYVDFPSHMRPGVLVTCADDIELYSIPEDEHVRFDRPGFTALAHPSSLSIGTTHGVFVLDSCEKSTHLEMENSACLRFLHKPSIKKMQDCGAVCKRQSGCSDEFVYTDSTYYVDFETTKTLRNLLRDLEPLQCEIDAYGDFLQALGPKATIEYTSNTANVTKEEKGLVEVRQKIFHLLHGTPLNVILLNNSKFYHIGTTSEYLFHLTEDVALRRELGLLSSAFSMHVSESSDCCVMYSVLDPSCSVGAGSVVEYSWLGAGASVGKGSILSSCWVSPGLSVPDLVFMHSLCVNHRDRTGFVTVAFGITDNLKHSVEGPAFLDKLKLFGFNLAECLCSWGLESEVLRFSGDSSSCSLWNACLFPVCSDQQSSFSSSLEMLRAVLSGSTITLPKDAELLSMHECLRSKNLEEMLEFRTGLYNDITQRRLKS; translated from the exons ATGAGAGTCATCCTGATTCATGCAG GGGGGTTCAGTCAACGTTTGCCTAATGCCAGCGCCCTGGGTAAGATCTTCACGGCCGTGCCGCTGGGTGACCCTCTCTACCAGATGCTGGAGCTGAAACTGGCCATGTACGTGGATTTCCCATCTCACATGAGGCCTGGCGTTCTGGTGACCTGCGCCGATGACATAGAGCTCTACAGCATCCCAGAGGATGAACACGTGAGGTTTGATAGGCCTGGTTTTACGGCTTTGGCCCATCCCTCCTCACTATCTATTGGAACCACCCACGGCGTTTTTGTGTTGGATTCATGTGAAAAGTCGACTCACTTGGAAATGGAGAACAGTGCCTGTTTGCGCTTCCTGCACAAACCAAGCATCAAGAAAATGCAAGACTGTGGTGCTGTTTGTAAGAGGCAGAGCGGTTGTTCCGATGAGTTTGTTTACACAGACAGCACCTATTATGTCGACTTTGAAACTACAAAGACTCTCCGTAACCTGCTGAGAGATTTGGAGCCTTTGCAGTGTGAGATAGACGCATACGGGGACTTTCTTCAAGCTCTGGGACCCAAAGCTACAATCGAGTACACCAGCAACACCGCTAATGTCACTAAAGAGGAGAAAGGCCTTGTCGAAGTCCGACAAAAGATCTTCCACCTCCTACATGGGACTCCCTTGAATGTCATCCTCCTCAATAACTCCAAGTTTTATCACATTGGCACCACGTCCGAATACCTGTTTCACCTCACGGAGGACGTGGCACTGAGGAGGGAGCTGGGCCTCCTGTCTTCTGCCTTCAGCATGCATGTGAGTGAAAGCTCTGACTGCTGTGTTATGTACAGCGTCCTCGATCCTAGCTGCTCTGTGGGAGCTGGATCGGTGGTTGAGTACTCCTGGCTGGGAGCGGGAGCATCAGTAGGTAAGGGCTCCATCCTCAGCAGCTGCTGGGTAAGTCCGGGCCTCTCAGTGCCTGATTTAGTCTTCATgcattcactgtgtgtgaacCACCGGGACCGCACCGGGTTTGTAACCGTCGCCTTCGGGATTACCGACAACCTGAAGCACAGCGTGGAGGGCCCTGCTTTCTTGGACAAGCTGAAGCTATTTGGGTTTAACTTGGCtgagtgtctctgcagctggGGGCTGGAGAGCGAGGTGCTGAGGTTCTCCGGTGACTCatccagctgcagtttgtggaACGCttgtctgtttcctgtttgctCAGATCAACAAAGCTCGTTCTCATCATCTTTGGAAATGCTGCGGGCCGTTCTGAGTGGCTCCACAATAACCCTACCTAAAGACGCAGAGCTGCTTTCCATGCACGAGTGTTTACGAAGTAAGAACCTGGAGGAGATGTTGGAGTTCAGGACGGGCCTGTATAATGACATTACACAGAGAAGACTGAAGAGTTAA
- the acot11b gene encoding acyl-coenzyme A thioesterase 11b, with product MTSEGEHVSLVLDPLFIQESEEVYRNPTEVKMSQIVLPCHANHCGELSVGQLLKWMDSTACLSAERHAGCSCITASVDDIHFEHTIGVGKVVNIIAKVNRAFTSSMEVGILVTCEDLYTDRQWKVCHAFASFVARRTEAGKVQLKQVIPCTQMEQMEYSLAAERRRMRLIHAEIITDLLSSSTAQLGECREYQDAVPAERTRVESVELVLPPHANHQVSTFGGQIMAWMENVATIAACRLCNAHPTLRTIDMFHFRGPSHIGDRLVLKAIVNNSFKHSMEVGVCAEAYKGGEPLRHINSAFMTFEVLDSDRKPRTLPRIRPVPVDGKRRYQEAIARKKIRLDRKYIISCKQTEVPLSVPWDPSNQMYLSYNNVSALKLMDTRNNWVLTSEKNKVRLYTLEENQTLCFKVEMHVNVAAEQTFHLLSDLRRRKEWDRHYEECELINQADEDDTLYRIATPSVGKGTKGQDFILLASRRKPCDARDPYLIALRSVTLPTHPPTHDYTRGEVLCAGFSIWDESSSATKITYYNQATPGVLPYISTDIVGLSSSFSSTFSSCSLFLEANKDSLAAP from the exons ATGACGTCAGAGGGGGAGCATGTCAGCTTGGTGCTGGACCCTCTCTTCATCCAGGAGAGCGAGGAGGTGTACAGAAACCCCACGGAAGTGAAGATGAGTCAGATCGTGCTGCCCTGTCATGCAAACCACTGTGGGGAGCTGAGCGTGGGACAGCTGCTGAAGTGGATGGACTCCACGGCCTGTTTATCTG CTGAGAGACATGCAGGCTGTTCCTGTATCACCGCCTCTGTGGACGACATCCATTTTGAACACACCATTGG GGTGGGAAAGGTTGTCAACATCATCGCAAAGGTCAACAGAGCCTTCACGTCCAGTATGGAG GTTGGCATACTGGTGACTTGTGAGGACCTTTACACTGACAGGCAATGGAAAGTTTGTCATGCATTTGCCTCATTTGTTGCCAGACGAACCGAAGCTGGAAAG GTACAACTGAAGCAGGTGATTCCCTGCACACAAATGGAGCAGATGGAGTACAGCCTGGCAGcagaaaggaggaggatgaggctCATCCATGCTGAGATCATCACAGATCtactgagcagcagcacagctcaactgg GAGAATGCCGGGAGTACCAGGACGCCGTGCCAGCTGAGCGGACACGAGTGGAGAGCGTAGAGCTTGTCTTACCGCCACACGCCAATCACCAAGTCAGTACATTTGGGGGCCAGATCATGGCCTGGATGGAGAACGTGGCTACGATTGCAGCATG TCGCTTGTGTAACGCACACCCAACCTTGAGGACCATTGACATGTTCCATTTTCGTGGCCCGTCCCACATCGGTGACCGACTGGTGCTGAAAGCCATTGTAAACAACTCCTTCAAGCACAG CATGGAGGTGGGAGTGTGTGCTGAGGCCTACAAGGGAGGAGAACCTCTGCGTCATATAAATAGTGCTTTTATGACCTTTGAGGTGCTGGACAGTGACAGGAAACCACGCACGCTGCCACGCATAAGGCCAGTGCCTGTG GACGGAAAAAGACGTTATCAAGAGGCCATAGCAAGAAAGAAGATTCGGCTTGATAG GAAATACATTATCTCCTGCAAGCAAACTGAAGTGCCCTTGTCAGTGCCCTGGGATCCAAGCAACCAG ATGTACCTGAGCTACAACAATGTATCAGCACTGAAACTAATGGACACCAGAAACAACTGGGTTTTAACGTCAGAGAAAAATAAg GTCAGACTGTACACACTGGAGGAAAATCAAACGCTGTGTTTCAAGGTGGAGATGCACGTCAACGTTGCAGCAGAGCAGACGTTCCACCTCTTATCGgacctgaggaggagaaaagagtggGACCGACATTACGA GGAGTGTGAGCTGATCAACCAGGCAGATGAGGATGACACTCTGTATCGAATAGCTACTCCGTCAGTTGGCAAAGGGACCAAAGGGCAGGACTTTATCTTACTGGCATCCAGGAGGAAGCCATGTGATGCCAG GGACCCATACTTGATCGCTCTGCGTTCCGTCACTCTGCCCACTCACCCACCAACTCATGACTACACCCGAGGAGAGGTGCTCTGCGCTGGCTTCTCCATCTGGGATGAGTCCAGTTCTGCCACCAAG ATCACCTACTACAACCAGGCCACACCGGGTGTCCTCCCGTACATTTCCACTGACATCGTTGGCCTCTCGTCCAGCTTTTCCAgcactttctcctcctgcagcctcttcCTAGAGGCCAACAAGGACAGCCTGGCTGCTCCCTGA
- the ssbp3b gene encoding single-stranded DNA-binding protein 3b isoform X2: MFPKGKGTPVPSDGQAREKLALYVYEYLLHIGAQKSAQTFLSEIRWEKNITLGEPPGFLHSWWCVFWDLYCAAPERRETCDHSSEAKAFHDYSAAAAPSPVMGGMPPGEGMPGGPMPPGFFQGPPGPQGSPHPQPPPPNSMMGPHSQSFMSPRFAGGPRGPPIRMANQPPGGGPGPHPMLPNMDPTRPQGHPNLGPMQRMSGPRGMGPMGPGPQNFGGGMRPPHNTMGPGMPVVNMGPGTGRPWPNPNNANSMPYSSPSPGAYGGASGGGGPPGTPIMPSPADSNNSGDNLYTMINTGPGNRNNFPMGPGSDGPLGAMAGMEPHHMNGSLGSGDMDGMNKNSPNNLSGISNPPGTPRDDGELSGNFLHSFQSENYSPTMTMSV; the protein is encoded by the exons ATGTTCCCCAAAGGCAAAGGCACCCCGGTGCCGTCGGACGGCCAGGCGCGAGAAAA gtTGGCCCTATACGTCTATGAGTATTTATTACACATAGGAGCACAGAAGTCAGCACAGACCTTTTTGTCAGAG ATTCGATGGGAGAAAAACATAACACTTGGAGAACCCCCTGGATTCCTACATTCCTGGTGGTG TGTATTCTGGGACTTGTATTGTGCCgcaccagagaggagagagacatgtgaCCACTCCAGCGAAGCAAAAGCCTTCCATGATTAC agtgcagcagcagcccccaGTCCTGTGATGGGAGGGATGCCCCCTGGTGAGGGCATGCCAGGAGGACCCATGCCACCTGGCTTTTTCCAG GGTCCTCCTGGTCCCCAGGGCTCTCCTCACCCTCAGCCTCCTCCCCCTAACAGTATGATGGGACCTCACAGTCAG tCTTTTATGTCGCCTCGCTTTGCTGGCGGCCCAAGAGGTCCCCCCATTCGTATGGCCaaccag CCACCAGGTGGAGGGCCAGGTCCTCATCCCATGCTGCCTAACATGGACCCCACACGACCACAAG GCCATCCTAACTTGGGGCCAATGCAGAGAATGAGTGGCCCACGAGGCATGGGACCCATGGGGCCTGGTCCTCAG AACTTTGGTGGTGGGATGAGGCCTCCACACAACACCATGGGTCCTGGTATGCCAGTAGTGAACAT GGGGCCGGGGACTGGTCGGCCATGGCCCAATCCCAACAATGCCAACTCT ATGCCTTATTCATCACCCTCTCCTGGCGCATATGGG GGGgcatctggaggaggaggacctcctggaactcccatcatgcccAGCCCTGCAG ACTCCAACAACTCTGGTGACAATTTGTATACCATGATCAACACTGGACCCGGTAACCGAAATAAT TTCCCCATGGGCCCTGGCTCTGACGGACCCCTGGGAGCCATGGCAGGGATGGAACCACACCACATGAACGGATCACTAG GTTCTGGTGATATGGATGGAATGAACAAG AATTCTCCAAACAATTTAAGTGGCATTAGCAATCCTCCCGGGACTCCAAGGGATGACGGAGAGCTGAGTGGAAACTTCCTCCACTCCTTTCAGAGTGAGAAC TACTCTCCGACCATGACGATGAGCGTGtga
- the ssbp3b gene encoding single-stranded DNA-binding protein 3b isoform X1, with amino-acid sequence MFPKGKGTPVPSDGQAREKLALYVYEYLLHIGAQKSAQTFLSEIRWEKNITLGEPPGFLHSWWCVFWDLYCAAPERRETCDHSSEAKAFHDYSAAAAPSPVMGGMPPGEGMPGGPMPPGFFQGPPGPQGSPHPQPPPPNSMMGPHSQSFMSPRFAGGPRGPPIRMANQPPGGGPGPHPMLPNMDPTRPQGHPNLGPMQRMSGPRGMGPMGPGPQLSLQNFGGGMRPPHNTMGPGMPVVNMGPGTGRPWPNPNNANSMPYSSPSPGAYGGASGGGGPPGTPIMPSPADSNNSGDNLYTMINTGPGNRNNFPMGPGSDGPLGAMAGMEPHHMNGSLGSGDMDGMNKNSPNNLSGISNPPGTPRDDGELSGNFLHSFQSENYSPTMTMSV; translated from the exons ATGTTCCCCAAAGGCAAAGGCACCCCGGTGCCGTCGGACGGCCAGGCGCGAGAAAA gtTGGCCCTATACGTCTATGAGTATTTATTACACATAGGAGCACAGAAGTCAGCACAGACCTTTTTGTCAGAG ATTCGATGGGAGAAAAACATAACACTTGGAGAACCCCCTGGATTCCTACATTCCTGGTGGTG TGTATTCTGGGACTTGTATTGTGCCgcaccagagaggagagagacatgtgaCCACTCCAGCGAAGCAAAAGCCTTCCATGATTAC agtgcagcagcagcccccaGTCCTGTGATGGGAGGGATGCCCCCTGGTGAGGGCATGCCAGGAGGACCCATGCCACCTGGCTTTTTCCAG GGTCCTCCTGGTCCCCAGGGCTCTCCTCACCCTCAGCCTCCTCCCCCTAACAGTATGATGGGACCTCACAGTCAG tCTTTTATGTCGCCTCGCTTTGCTGGCGGCCCAAGAGGTCCCCCCATTCGTATGGCCaaccag CCACCAGGTGGAGGGCCAGGTCCTCATCCCATGCTGCCTAACATGGACCCCACACGACCACAAG GCCATCCTAACTTGGGGCCAATGCAGAGAATGAGTGGCCCACGAGGCATGGGACCCATGGGGCCTGGTCCTCAG TTGTCTCTTCAGAACTTTGGTGGTGGGATGAGGCCTCCACACAACACCATGGGTCCTGGTATGCCAGTAGTGAACAT GGGGCCGGGGACTGGTCGGCCATGGCCCAATCCCAACAATGCCAACTCT ATGCCTTATTCATCACCCTCTCCTGGCGCATATGGG GGGgcatctggaggaggaggacctcctggaactcccatcatgcccAGCCCTGCAG ACTCCAACAACTCTGGTGACAATTTGTATACCATGATCAACACTGGACCCGGTAACCGAAATAAT TTCCCCATGGGCCCTGGCTCTGACGGACCCCTGGGAGCCATGGCAGGGATGGAACCACACCACATGAACGGATCACTAG GTTCTGGTGATATGGATGGAATGAACAAG AATTCTCCAAACAATTTAAGTGGCATTAGCAATCCTCCCGGGACTCCAAGGGATGACGGAGAGCTGAGTGGAAACTTCCTCCACTCCTTTCAGAGTGAGAAC TACTCTCCGACCATGACGATGAGCGTGtga
- the ssbp3b gene encoding single-stranded DNA-binding protein 3b isoform X3 — protein sequence MFPKGKGTPVPSDGQAREKLALYVYEYLLHIGAQKSAQTFLSEIRWEKNITLGEPPGFLHSWWCVFWDLYCAAPERRETCDHSSEAKAFHDYSAAAAPSPVMGGMPPGEGMPGGPMPPGFFQSFMSPRFAGGPRGPPIRMANQPPGGGPGPHPMLPNMDPTRPQGHPNLGPMQRMSGPRGMGPMGPGPQLSLQNFGGGMRPPHNTMGPGMPVVNMGPGTGRPWPNPNNANSMPYSSPSPGAYGGASGGGGPPGTPIMPSPADSNNSGDNLYTMINTGPGNRNNFPMGPGSDGPLGAMAGMEPHHMNGSLGSGDMDGMNKNSPNNLSGISNPPGTPRDDGELSGNFLHSFQSENYSPTMTMSV from the exons ATGTTCCCCAAAGGCAAAGGCACCCCGGTGCCGTCGGACGGCCAGGCGCGAGAAAA gtTGGCCCTATACGTCTATGAGTATTTATTACACATAGGAGCACAGAAGTCAGCACAGACCTTTTTGTCAGAG ATTCGATGGGAGAAAAACATAACACTTGGAGAACCCCCTGGATTCCTACATTCCTGGTGGTG TGTATTCTGGGACTTGTATTGTGCCgcaccagagaggagagagacatgtgaCCACTCCAGCGAAGCAAAAGCCTTCCATGATTAC agtgcagcagcagcccccaGTCCTGTGATGGGAGGGATGCCCCCTGGTGAGGGCATGCCAGGAGGACCCATGCCACCTGGCTTTTTCCAG tCTTTTATGTCGCCTCGCTTTGCTGGCGGCCCAAGAGGTCCCCCCATTCGTATGGCCaaccag CCACCAGGTGGAGGGCCAGGTCCTCATCCCATGCTGCCTAACATGGACCCCACACGACCACAAG GCCATCCTAACTTGGGGCCAATGCAGAGAATGAGTGGCCCACGAGGCATGGGACCCATGGGGCCTGGTCCTCAG TTGTCTCTTCAGAACTTTGGTGGTGGGATGAGGCCTCCACACAACACCATGGGTCCTGGTATGCCAGTAGTGAACAT GGGGCCGGGGACTGGTCGGCCATGGCCCAATCCCAACAATGCCAACTCT ATGCCTTATTCATCACCCTCTCCTGGCGCATATGGG GGGgcatctggaggaggaggacctcctggaactcccatcatgcccAGCCCTGCAG ACTCCAACAACTCTGGTGACAATTTGTATACCATGATCAACACTGGACCCGGTAACCGAAATAAT TTCCCCATGGGCCCTGGCTCTGACGGACCCCTGGGAGCCATGGCAGGGATGGAACCACACCACATGAACGGATCACTAG GTTCTGGTGATATGGATGGAATGAACAAG AATTCTCCAAACAATTTAAGTGGCATTAGCAATCCTCCCGGGACTCCAAGGGATGACGGAGAGCTGAGTGGAAACTTCCTCCACTCCTTTCAGAGTGAGAAC TACTCTCCGACCATGACGATGAGCGTGtga
- the ssbp3b gene encoding single-stranded DNA-binding protein 3b isoform X4 yields the protein MFPKGKGTPVPSDGQAREKLALYVYEYLLHIGAQKSAQTFLSEIRWEKNITLGEPPGFLHSWWCVFWDLYCAAPERRETCDHSSEAKAFHDYSAAAAPSPVMGGMPPGEGMPGGPMPPGFFQSFMSPRFAGGPRGPPIRMANQPPGGGPGPHPMLPNMDPTRPQGHPNLGPMQRMSGPRGMGPMGPGPQNFGGGMRPPHNTMGPGMPVVNMGPGTGRPWPNPNNANSMPYSSPSPGAYGGASGGGGPPGTPIMPSPADSNNSGDNLYTMINTGPGNRNNFPMGPGSDGPLGAMAGMEPHHMNGSLGSGDMDGMNKNSPNNLSGISNPPGTPRDDGELSGNFLHSFQSENYSPTMTMSV from the exons ATGTTCCCCAAAGGCAAAGGCACCCCGGTGCCGTCGGACGGCCAGGCGCGAGAAAA gtTGGCCCTATACGTCTATGAGTATTTATTACACATAGGAGCACAGAAGTCAGCACAGACCTTTTTGTCAGAG ATTCGATGGGAGAAAAACATAACACTTGGAGAACCCCCTGGATTCCTACATTCCTGGTGGTG TGTATTCTGGGACTTGTATTGTGCCgcaccagagaggagagagacatgtgaCCACTCCAGCGAAGCAAAAGCCTTCCATGATTAC agtgcagcagcagcccccaGTCCTGTGATGGGAGGGATGCCCCCTGGTGAGGGCATGCCAGGAGGACCCATGCCACCTGGCTTTTTCCAG tCTTTTATGTCGCCTCGCTTTGCTGGCGGCCCAAGAGGTCCCCCCATTCGTATGGCCaaccag CCACCAGGTGGAGGGCCAGGTCCTCATCCCATGCTGCCTAACATGGACCCCACACGACCACAAG GCCATCCTAACTTGGGGCCAATGCAGAGAATGAGTGGCCCACGAGGCATGGGACCCATGGGGCCTGGTCCTCAG AACTTTGGTGGTGGGATGAGGCCTCCACACAACACCATGGGTCCTGGTATGCCAGTAGTGAACAT GGGGCCGGGGACTGGTCGGCCATGGCCCAATCCCAACAATGCCAACTCT ATGCCTTATTCATCACCCTCTCCTGGCGCATATGGG GGGgcatctggaggaggaggacctcctggaactcccatcatgcccAGCCCTGCAG ACTCCAACAACTCTGGTGACAATTTGTATACCATGATCAACACTGGACCCGGTAACCGAAATAAT TTCCCCATGGGCCCTGGCTCTGACGGACCCCTGGGAGCCATGGCAGGGATGGAACCACACCACATGAACGGATCACTAG GTTCTGGTGATATGGATGGAATGAACAAG AATTCTCCAAACAATTTAAGTGGCATTAGCAATCCTCCCGGGACTCCAAGGGATGACGGAGAGCTGAGTGGAAACTTCCTCCACTCCTTTCAGAGTGAGAAC TACTCTCCGACCATGACGATGAGCGTGtga